A genomic stretch from Hemicordylus capensis ecotype Gifberg chromosome 5, rHemCap1.1.pri, whole genome shotgun sequence includes:
- the LOC128327810 gene encoding uncharacterized protein LOC128327810, giving the protein MGGCWSCVACRSHPEAEPKDEDEAGALTGHPRNPTHVAPSSGGLPNVLGDTLGKELIEEPSVPEPLPAPGMTNDILEEELIEETSMPEPFPTPCITNDLLGKVLIEDTSVPGPSILTGTPKKGASVSKPLLEPSIAYNYLQQDVELLKELQNDYVQQQLSVSRISQQFPCSLRAINLQIGHMRTWLDRTEVRLQWWEREGMFTACP; this is encoded by the exons atgggtggctgttggtcatgtgtggcctgcag gtctcacccagaggcagaaccaaa ggatgaagatgaagcgggggcactgacag gtcatcccagaaacccaaCCCACGTTGCACCATCttctgggggactccccaatgttttgggggacactctggggaaagagctcattgaggaaccttctgtgccagaacctcttccagcacctggcatgacaaatgacatcctggaggaagagctcattgaggaaacctcaatgccagaaCCCTTTCCAACACCTTGCATCACAAATGAcctactggggaaagtgctcattgaggatacctcagtgccaggtccttccatcctcaCAGGCACTCCAAAGAAAGGAGCTTCTGTGTCAAAGCCCTTACTAGAGCCTTCTATTGCTTATAATTATCTTCAGCAAGATGTAGAACTCCTCAAAGAGTTACAGAATGACTATGTCCAGCAGC AACTGAGTGTTAGCCGCATTTCTCAACAGTTCCCTTGTTCTCTccgggccatcaacctgcaaattggacacatGCGGACATGGCTCGACCGCACTGAAGTTCGGCTGCAgtggtgggaaagggaaggtatgttcacagcatgcccctga